CATCATCTGTTTCAAAATTGGTACCGTTTTTTATTGAATACAGATCTGGCAAAACAAAATACCTGGAATATTGAGAGTTTCTTTGGAATTTAGACCTCCATGTGTTACCCCCAAAACTGGCATCTACTGAAAATTTACCAAATTCCTTGCTTGCCCCTAATAAAAAGTCGGCATTTATATCCTGAGTTTGGGTCTGCTGTATATCATATCGTCCCCGATAAAATCCGTTACCTTCCACAGTAGTGGTGGCACCAGCTCCATTAAGCTCATTCCACTCCGTAAAGTTTGTGGCATAATCATAATTATAACGCCCTTGTAGGTAAAGCCAGTCTGTAAAATCATACCTCAGCGTTGCTGTTCCCAGTAAACGCTTTCTGTTATCATTAAAAAATTGGTTTTTTTGTAGTTGATAATAAGGATTGTTTATGGTTCCTAAGAAACCGTTGGTTCTTACCTCGGCTCCGGTAAGTGGGTCAATTGCATTCTCCCTATAGGCCTCTATGGGTGTGGAAATGGCCAATCTGTTGAAGAAATTGACCGCTCCTGGCCCTTGTGTTCCAATCTGGGGCGGATTAATGTTTTCTTCGTTGGCATAGTTAACGTTCAATAGCATGTTCAACTTTTCCGTAAGATTATAATTTATACCCACATTGAAAATTCTTTTCTTGTATTCGTTAGCAGGTTGAATACCCTTGGCTCCGGTATTGGCGAAGGATGCCCTAAAGCTTCCCTTTTCGTTGCCCCCGGAAAACCCTATGGTATTTGTTTGGTTTGTTCCTGTTCTCAGAAAATCATATAGTTGATATGGATTTGGTGAATATGGCCTTAAAACACCGTCAAAGTTGACAGTAGGCACTCCATCATACCTTTCCCCAAAGCTAAATTGCCCCGTACTTTGTGCTTCTCCCTGGGTCTGGGGTCTTACCCCACCAGTCCCTTGACCATATTCGGTTTGCCTTATTTCATCTAAAAAATTCAAGGCGTGTGAGGAGGTATAACTAGAGGTGAATTCTATCCCAATCCCTTGATTCAGTTTACCTGATTTTGTAGTTATGATTACCGCACCGTTGGCTGCTCTTGCCCCATAAATTGCTGCAGCGGTAGCTCCTTTAAGAACGGTCATGGATTCTATATCATCGGGATTCAAATTCTGGAGGTTATCCCCTAAATCCCTTGAACTATCCCTTCCGTTGGCACCTCTGGCTCCTTGATCTATAGGCAAACCATTGATAACGAACAAAGGTGAGTTGCTGGCCCCTGCAAATGCTGACTGTCCTCGTAAACGTATTTGCATACTTGAACCAGCCCCAGCCGATGGAGGGGTTATGTTAAGTCCCGAGACCTTACCTTCAAGGGATTCCATAACGTTTACTGTTCTGGTTTTGGTAAGCTCCTCTGTATCTACCGAGGTCACCGCGTATCCTAGTTTTTTGGCATCTCTTTTAATACCTAGACCAGTTACGACCACTTCGTCCAAGCCCTCGACATTTTCTTCCAAAACAACATTAACCTCACTGGATTGTCCCACAGTTACTTCTTTTCTAGAAAACCCTAGCGAACTAAAAACTAGAACCGCATTGGGCTGTAATAGGGTAATGGAGTAATTCCCATCAAAGTCGGTCGCAACTCCATTAGAAGTACCTTTCTCAACCACTGACACTCCAGGAATTGGTTGCCCGTTGTTATCTTTTACGCTTCCTGACACGCTTTGTTGAACAGAAGTCGTTTCATTGTCCGTTGTTTTTACATTGGGCTTCGGTTTATTAGTTTGTACCTCTTTGGGCTTTAATACAATTTGATTACCACTAAATATAAAGTCAATGTTGGCATTGTTAAAGAGTACTTCAAGTACATTCTCTAGGGCTATATCCTTAACTTTTATGGAAACCTTTCTCGATGTATTCACTTTATTGACATCATAGAGAAATTTATATTCCGTAGTGGCCTCGATTTCTTCCATTACCCTGTACGTTGGTACATTTTCCAAGTTAATGGTCATCTTGGTCTTTTGGGATAAGGTATTCGCCTGTGCAGAGATAAATGCGGCGATAAATAAGAGTGCACATAATTTGGTTCTTAAACCAATCTTCATGGTACTAGATCGTAATGATCCAAATAGTTCTTTAGTTTTCATATCATATTGTTGATTATTAATTGATTTAGTCTGTCTATCCTACAGAGTTGAGTATGCTCCGTAGATTAAATTTTCGTTCTTTAAACTTTACCCATAGGCTTGTCGGTTTTAGGTTGTCTTTTTATAAGAATGTGATTTCCTTCGATTTCATAATCAAAGGGTGTTTCCAGCTTAAAGGTTTCCAAAACTTCCCTAATGGATTCCTTTTCGAAAGTGGCGGTAAAAACTCTACTATTTAGTTCTTGATACTCACTGGTTATGTTGACATTATAGTGTCGTTGAAGTCTTTTTACAATGTTTGAGAAAACCATTTCCTTCATCATCAACTTACCGTTTATCCAACCTGTATACAATTCCGTGGGCACCTTTTCCAATTGCATATTTTTTTCCTCTGGATTCCATTCTGCCTTATATCCTGGGGAAAGCAGGGTAGAATTCTCAACATCATATGTAGAACCTGTTTCATAGATTCTAACTGAACCTTCTACCAAAACCGTATTTTGACGTTTATCCTCCGGATAAGAGGTGACGTTAAATTTTGTCCCCAAAACCCTAACATCCACACCTCCTGAGGTAACTATAAATGGACTGGATTCATTCTTGGTGACTTCAAAGAAACCTTCACCTATTAAAACGACCTCTCTATTCTTATCTTTTTGAAATTGTACGGGATACTTTAGAGAAGACCCTGCATTCAAGTGCACCAATGTACCATCCGAAAGCACTACTTTAAATGTCTTGCCATTGGGTATACGCAGTGTATTATATTCTGGTGCACTATCATCCACATCATCAGATTTGGATTGGGAGTAGTCCACTAGACCGTCTACTTTCTTACCTAAAACTTCTCCTTCACTGTTTACAATTTGCAATGTACCTTCTCTTGTAAGTACTTGCGTGTTTCCATTTCCCAAATCCAGCGTAATGGAATTAGGATCTATTGGCTCAATAACTGTAGCCTCAGATTTAAAAGACCTGTAAGCTAAAAAGCAACCAAAGATTCCTACGAAAATGGCTGCGTATCTTAAAAGTGTGCGACTTGAAAATCTAACCACCCCCTTTCGTTGCTTTCTTTGAGCATCAAGAAGCAACTGCCATGCTTTTTGAGCATCCAATTCCTCAATATCAGGGATAGGCACTTTAAGCTCGTGTAATTTCTGAAGCCTTTTAAAGGTCAAAAGATTTTCATCCTTCTCAGAAAGCCAATTCTCAAAAAGAATTTCTTCTTCTTGGTTTAAATGACCTTTAATTTTCCTAATTATAATATCTGCTATCAATCTTATTTCTTTAATAGACAAAACAACATTGTCTACTAATAAGACCTAGCAAGATTAATATCGGGTAGTGGATTCGTCAAAAAAATGTATCTTTTTTTGACAATTAGATATTTTAGAAGAGCCAAAAATACACATCCTTCAAATTTAAACGTAGTAACTTAAAGGATTTCTTCAAGTGGTACTTTACCGTATTCACGGTAATTCCCATAATTTCCGCTGCATTTTCATACTTGAGGTCTTCTAGAACACAGAGCTCAAATACTTTTTTGCTATGGTCCGGTAAAGCATCAATTTGTCTAAAAAGTGTATCGGATATTTCCGAACGTATTAGTTCGTTTTCGTGTGAAGAGACCTCGGTTGAATAATTTTTAAGAGAAAAAGTTCGTTGACTTTTTTTAATTTTTTTTAAACTTTCATTTCTTATGCAAGTATTGATGTACTTTTTTAAGTCAACAATAGGAGCATCAAATTCTTTCTGTAAAAGTTTAATGAAAATGTTCTGTACAACATCCTTGGAATCCTCTAAATCCCCAACATAACTAAAAGACAATAAACACCATTCCTGATAATGTTTCAGAAACATTTCTTCAAGAACTAAAGAGTTTATCATTCCCATGTATCCTATTTATATGTAGAATCCAAACTATTAAGTAATATTAAATGTATTAAAATAATTGTATATTTCACACTTAATAGATGGCTAATATATAGATTTGATATTTTTTTTACAATAAAAATATTTATTTAACAGAATTGATGTGAACGCCATAAATACTGACAAGCATCTTAATATATTTGAACTGATAGGCTTTACGGTAAGTGCACGGCATAATTAATGAGCATTATTAAAAGATATGAGGTGCTATTAAAGGAAGGATTTTACACTAGTTTTTGTTCGGAAATCAATATGGAAGGCTAATTTGTTACCGGAATATTTCTATGGATCAATCCAGTTGTTTGAGAAATAGAATTCATTTAAAATATAATGTTTAACAACTTAATTAAAATATGGAAATGAATGAAATAATTCCCGAAATGGGACTAGAAGGTACATGGATAGGAAGGTGTTATATACCTAAAAAAATGGCTTATCGAAATGTGGAAGGCCCTCATGTGATATGGGTACATCAAAAGAAGGTGTTTGATTTATCCTATTATTTTAAGTCCACCAGTGAATTGATCAATACTCCCAATTATAAAATATATCTAAAGGAGGGGGACCCCAACATTAAAGAGGTATGCTCATTACCGGAACTTTTGGAAAATTCCATACATTATCAAAAGGATACCTCCAAACCCTTTTTGTTAGCTCCTAACGACACTCAGGCTGTTAAGGCTTGCGGGGTGACCTTTATTCAAAGCCTTTTGGAACGGGTCATTGAAGAAAAAGCAAAAGGAGAACCTCAATTGGCACTGCAAATACGGGATGAAATTACTTCAACAATTGGGGAGGGACTTAGTAATGTCAAGCCTGGATCTCCGCATGCCATGAAATTAAAGGAGGAATTGAAGAAAAGAGGGATTTGGTCACAATATTTAGAGGTAGGTATTGGTCCCGATGCCGAAGTTTTTACAAAAGGTCAGCCTTTTTCGTCGGTTGGATTCGGTTCAGAAGTTGGGGTACACAGTGAATCGGGATGGAACAATCCAGAGCCCGAGGTGGTACTTGTCGTTTCAAATTCTGGCCAAATATTAGGAGCAACCTTGGGAAATGATGTTAACTTAAGGGATTTTGAAGGGCGAAGTGCTTTGCTATTGGGAGAGGCCAAAGATCAAAACGGTTCTTGTGCCATAGGTCCTCTGTTTAGAATGTTCGATGATAGTTTTACATTGAACGACGTTAAATCCTCAAGAGTAGCCCTTAGTATCGAGGGCTCGGACGGCTTCCGATTGGAAGATTCTTCAGATATGGGGGAAATTAGCAGATCACCCGAAGATCTAGTAGCACAGGTCTTAAGCGAGCATCATCAATATCCTGATGGATTCGTTCTTTTCTGCGGCACCATGTTCGCACCCACATTGGATCGCGATAAAAAAGGTATGGGCTTTACCCATAAACCCAACGACAAAGTTACTATTGCCGCACCAAAATTGGGTAAATTGATCAATTGGGTGAACTATTCGGATAAAATTCCACAATGGACGTTCGGAATCAATGCTTTTGTCAACTATACCCTGGAAAGGTCCAAAAATTGAAATTAATCAATTGCCTTCATAGGATAAATCCAAGCTCATTAATTCAATTATAGATTGTCAATATATTTTTAAAAAACAAGTGCATCAAATATCCTTTAAAATAAATTGCCTATGCCATTTAATAGTTATCGACCAGCAAGCGCACTCCTTTTTATAGGTTTTCTGAACCTACTTCTTTTAAGTTGTGATACTTCCAACAAACCGGAATGGGAAAAGCGCAATTCGGAATTAATCGAGGAGTTTGGCCTCACCGCTAGGAATCTGCCCAACCTACCTTCCTCAGATGTAGCCCCCAACTTAAAAGTGGGTACCCTTAGTAATCTTGGGAATATGGAAGGTATCTTACTATATCCCGGTATAACCGCCAAAATTTTCTGGGGAAATGGAAATTTAGTCAGTGTATTGGAACTAGAGGCCAATGCAACCCTGCCAGAAGAAGCTCTGCCAGCGGACCGGTTTCTGATACTTTCCCAAGGATCACTTGAATTAAACAGTGATGGGCAAAAGCATCACATGATGGCCAAGGAGCGGGAAGAACCGGACGGCACTCACAGCGGAACTCCGAGAATGGATTTTATTTTTCAGGAAAAAGGTAGCAAAAGTGAAATCAAAGCAGGAGACACAGGTGCCAAAGTTATGGAAGTCTATAGCCCTCTTCGTTTGGATTATCTTGAAAAATTAGGTGTTTCCGACCTTCCCTCCGAAATTCCACAAAGAAGTTCCAATAAGGAAGCGACGATTAATACCAACACCGTGTATGACTTTTATGATATTCAGTTAACACAACTTACAAATGGGGTATACACCAGACTTGTTTCGGCTGGCGACATACAACTTAGCTTAGTCTCTGCAGACCCAAATACACAATCGCAGGCACATATACATCCTGAGGAACAAATAACAATTTTGCTTAGGGGAAGCCTTAAAGAAACCGTTCTGGATCAGGAATTGGACATGGTACCACAGGATATAGTCTTGGTTCCCGGAAACGTGGTCCATTCTGGGGTTGCAGGTGAATTGGGTTATGATGCCTTGGATATCTTTTGGCCCGTACGTGAAGATTATTTGACCAAGCAAAAGATAGCACTTGAAAAATATCAAGAAATTATACCTGAGGGAGCAAAGCCCCAGTTGGTTATCGACGGAGCAAAGACAAAACCAACATTAACGTTTAGCGAAGGTCCTAAATGGATGGATGGTAAACTCTATTTTTCCAACATGTATTTTGACCAGAATTGGAACGCCGACCCAAAAAGAAGTTCCATTGTAGAACTAAAACCCGATGGTTCGTACAAAAATATTATGGAGGGCAAAATGCAGGCCAACGGCCTATATCCCTATAAAAATGGAAATTTGTTGGTCTGTGATATGATAGGGCACTGCGTGTTGGAAATGACCACTTCTGGCGATGTGGTACATGTCATTGCGGATTCCTACAACGGAAAACCTATAGATGGCCCAAACGATATAATCACCGATAGCAAAGGCGGTATCTATTTCACAGATCCCCAGTTTACCATGGAAGCGGAGAAGTTTCAGCCCGGCCGTGCCGTATACTATATATCACCGGATAAAAATATAACTCGGCTAGTTGAACCCAATGAATTTGCTATGCCCAATGGAATTTTATTATCCCCGGACGGCAAAACGCTTTACATAAACAATTGCTATGACGATGAATCCTGGTATCCCGTAAATAGTTCCAAAGAAAATTTTGTCTGGGCTTATGATGTAAACGATGATGGCACCATTTCAAACGGCCGAAAATTTGCGGAATTACGATTGACAGGAAATGTTTTGAATCGCAAAGGCAAATCCTCCAGCGCAGACGGAATGGCTATTGATACTATGGGCAATATTTATGTGGCCACTTATTTTGGAGTACAGATATTTGACTCAAAGGGTAGCTTCATAGGGATGATAAACCTTCCCTCCTTTCCTGTAAGCTTAGGTTTTGGTGGGGAGGATATGAAAACCTTGTACATTGTTAGTTATGATAAGGTCTACAAGATACCAACCAATAGGACAGGGTATGTAAACTACCTATAAAAAATATCGGTTTAATGCTGTACATCATCACCCATAACATCGTAGCCTCGCCATTTAAATTCCTTGGCTAGGCCGGAGGCAGCAGGCCATGCAATCTGATGTTGGTCACTTGCCACCCATTTTCTACGGTTTTCTTCGGTATCGAAGGATATCTGAATTTGGTAGTTGTAGGTTGTAGGTTCCGCTTGAATCTCCTTCGCCAAATCATCTGAAAAAAGCCGAAGCAATTTTGAGCTTAAATATCCATCTTGTACCACCATAGCGGGCACATAGATTGAATAGTACATTTTTTCAAAAGCGGCCGCGTTTTCCTTGTCCACTACAAAATCCATTTGCAAAGCCATGGCCTTTGGTTTTTCCAATGGCCGAGCAATTGCCATTCCGTCATCCTTGGATCCGGCTATACCGATGACCAATATTTCGAGGTCATCCCCACCTGTACTCGACCAAGAAATTTCCTCCCCCAAACCGGCATAAAAAGAATCGTCTTTGCCGACATTGACCGTCTCAGAACCTACAGTTACCGCCCCAGTACCATTCATCACATAATATACTTCCTCTACGCCCTCTAATTGACGTTTTTCAGTTTTACTGCCAGAAGGAACAACCAAATGGTCCACGTGGTGCCAGTTTGTTCGGAATACTTCCGGTCTTAACACTCGTCTATAAAGCACTCCTTCACCCTTATAAATTTTGTCCTCTAAACCCCTAAAACCTTTGTCTTCAGGCTTAAGCTCTTCCTTTATCAATCGCGAAGCGACAAACGTTGGGATTTCATCTGTTTTGGACCCAACTAGATCATCCGCCAAATCAAAAGCGTCACCCTGTGCTTTTACCTCGCTTACCGCAAAGTTCAACCACTTTAGCGGTTTTCCCGAAGTATTATAAATTCCGTGAGAATCCCCTAGCTTACAAGGAACCAACGCTGGACCTTTAATTTTTGATGTTCTTCCATTAATGGTAAACTCAGCTTCCCCATCCAGAATGACATACATTTCTTCAATGGTATGGTGAAAATGATGTCCGATACCCGATTTAGGCTGGATAATACCTGAATGTAAATACAAAAAGTTAGTTGCCAGGTCATTCCGACCGATCATCTGTGTAAATCCCATTTTGCCGGCACCGGCATGTACTGCGCTCAATTCACGATAGGCAGATGGATCATTGTGAACCACCCTTTCATTTAAATTTTGGGCCATGCAGAAACTGCCCACGATGCAGAACACTAAACTAAGTACTGTTTTCATAATAAATTATTTATATAATACTCAACATACAAACGCATGCCATTTTTTCCAAAGTTCTATTTCTTATCCGGTATACCGTATACCACATATCCCTTGGCAATTGCTCCCGGCTTTTTTGAATGGTCGTAACTGTCACTTCTAAAATTAGAGGTTGCATTGATTACCAAATATTGCTTTCCGTCCAGAGTAAACATGCTTGGTTGGGCATTGGTCTCATTGCTCAAGGTCGTTTCCCAAAGCACACTCCCATCATCCGCATCCAGAGCATAAATCCTGCCTCCCTTAGCTGTTGTAAATACAATGCCAGTAGACGTAATAACCATGCCCTTTCGTTGGGTACCGTTAGGTGCTCCTTTGCTCTCGTCACCTTGAACATAAAGTGAATCCACTCCAATGGGTCGTCGCCATTTAATAGTGCCATTGTTAAGGTCATAGGCTAGAATTGAAGACCAAGGCGGGTCGATTAGTCCGGGCCAATCCAAACCATAATCCGTAGTGTATCTATCTTCCGGATGGTCAACACCTTCAGGATAATCCTGCATTGGAGCACCACGTTGTGCATCTGGTGAGGTGGTTACTCCTCCCGAAGCTACTACGGGACCATACACAGGTTCTGCCTGTTGATTACCAAATCTAAAACTTCTGCGTTCCGGATCACCACCAAGAAACTTGAATAAAGCTTTTAAGGACTCTTCGTCTACGTGAACCAAACCAGGCATTACACCCTTTCCATTGATTACGGTATTCCTGAATTCCGAATAAAACATGTGATGCCCAATGTTTTTTAGGGAAGGTCCTGCCCCACCCTCCATATTTGGACCATGGCAGGCGATACAGGAGGAATTATAAAGGTTTTTGACCCTATCGACATCGTTGTCAGTGAGTTCATTTTTTGGTGGTTCAACCTTGTTCAACCGATATGTAGATGCATACTCTTGGGTTTGAATGTACATGATACCATTGAGAGGGTCAGCCGCGGTATTGCCATAATTGGCGCCACCTAATGCACCGGGCATCATGATGGTCTCATATTTATCCGAAGGCGGTACGTACAATCCAGACTTGGCAGAATCCAGTCTTTGTAACCAATCTTGACGAAGGCTATCCGAAAAATAGGGATTCAAGTTCTCTTTAGTTACCTCATGTCTGGTAAAACTGGGAAGCGAGCTTATAGGCTGTGTTGGCCAGGATTCCTCTCCTGGCATTTCGCTTTTGGGAAATGGTTTCTCCTCAATAGGAAATAAGGGCTCACCGGTTTCACGGTCGAACACGAATACAAAACCATGTTTTGTGGCTATGGCCACGGCATCCACTTTTTTACCGTCTTTATCCACTGTAAGTAATTGAGGTGCGGGTGAAAGATCATAATCCCAAAGGTCATGATGAACGGTTTGGTAGTGCCATATCCGTTCCCCTGTTCTGGCGTCTACGGCGACCAAGGAGTTGGCAAACAAATTACTGCCCAAGCGATCTGCACCATAATAATCATAAGTTGGCGACCCTATTGGCAAATAAGCAATCCCACGTTCGGGGTCTACCGAAATTTCACTCCATACATTGGCCCCACCTACATATTTATAAGCATCCTTGGGCCAAGTATCATAACCATATTCTCCTGGATGCGGAATGGTATGAAAGGTCCATTCCAGTTTACCTGTAACAACATTGTAAGCCCTAATGTGACCTGGTGGAGAAAAATAGCCTTCTCCGGGTGCCGAACCTAGTATCAGAAGGTCATCATAAATAACCCCCGGCATCATGGGTTGAATTCTAGTAATGGATGTTGGATCTCGATCTAATCCTTCCCTAAGATCAACATATCCCTCAGTTCCGAAATCTAAAATTGATTTTCCAGTATCCGCGTTTATGGCCTGAATAGAATTATTAAGGGTAAACAACAATCTTTTGTCTTTTTTATCCTCGCTTTCCCAATAATTAATACCTCGTCTCGTAATACCGGGAAGGTCTGTATGTATCCAGAGTTCTTCACCTGTTTTGGCATGTATCGCGATTAGCGAACTATTCTTTCCCAATACATACATGGTACTGTCCACAATAATGGGACTGAAAAAATAAAACCGGTCATCACCGGAAGGATAGCTCCACAGCAGCTCCATTTGAGCCACATTGGACTTTGTTATACTGGGTGATTCAAAGAATTTGGATTGGTCCGGACTTCCACCATAATGGGACCACGTTGTATGGCGCGTAGCATTTGTTTCTTTTTGTTGGCAACCTATAGTTAAAATTAAAATGGCAAGGCAAATTAGCTTACTTGGGGAAATGAAAAAAAATCGAGGCTTGAACATAAGTTTGTTAAATGGATAAACCATTCTATATTTAGTTTTAAAGTTTAATCGACCACTATTCAAAATTTGGGGCATTCTAATATCCTTCAAAATACTTTGCAAGTGAAAAAATTTAGTATTTATCCGATCCGTTTAAAATCACTGTTGAGTTACTATTCTTTTCTGTTTTCATTGAATACCACATAATTTTACGAAAATTTCAGATTTATTTTTGTTAATTCTCATTTAGAAATACATGTTACAGCTACCTAACTCTAATCCAAAACGTCAATCCCACTGTGGCCGGATACCCGGTGCAAAAGGAAACTTTAAGGATTTAAAATAGTCCAGACTTTGTGTTGGTTTTTCAACTCCTTTAGGTAAATCCTTATTGGAAAAGGTCTGAAAATAAAGTAAACAGGCATCTCGCCACCATTTTGCCTCCTTTAATTGAATATTGAGCAGCATTTTGACTTCTCTGTGCTGTTCTTCGCTCACGTAGGGTTTCATTTTCTTCCAAGTTGAAATCATTTCGGCTACTTGGTTCACACCTTCTTGGTATTTTAAGGCTATGCCATCCCAGAGCGTATTTCCATCCTCCAAGACATAATCCCATGGTAGATGATGGAACCACAACAAATATTTTTCAGGAGTTGTTTTTGGGTCGTTCCATAGCAATCTCAAAGGTTCAGCATATTGTGCTACGGCGTTACTACCTTTCGTTGTACGGTCAAAACCAATTCCATTTACATCAGCATTGTGGTAATAGGTGGGGTTCCATTCGGGTCGCCCAAGCTCACTAACCCAAGGTCCAGGGCCATAATGGTGGCCGGTGTCAAAAATATGGTGCAGGCCAAGGGGATTCATATAGTTTACGACAGCTTCTCGAGAATCGATCAAGAGTTCTTTCATCGGATTAACAAAGGCGTTCTCGTTGGAATAGGTCAGTCGCAACCATTCATCGGCAATAGTCTCAGCGTCTAAATAAGGGTTCCAGGCCAAACGTCCAAATCCGTACCAATTGGCCTGCGCAAAGGGGTGTCCGGTCCAGTTCAGGTCGGACCCGATATTGGCTACACCCACCATACCGGTCATTTTCTTGTCATACAAAGAACCATCTATGGCCTTGGCAACGGTTGACCCCTTTCCCTTTCTATACGTATCGGAATCCAGTACTTCTTCAAAAAGTTTGGGTAAAAACACTAAATGGGTACTAAAACCCAAATATTCTTGGGTAATCTGAAATTCTATAATTTGTGATGTTTTGGGCATGGCCCCAAACATGGGGTGGAAAGGTTCCCTAGGCTGAAAATCAATAGCACCATTTTTGGTCTGTACAAGAACGTTGTCCATGAACTGCCCATCGTAAGGAACAAATTCAGAATAGGCCTGCTTGGCACGGTCATCGGCATCATGTTCAGAGTATACAAAGGCCCGCCAAATTACATTGCCATCATGGGGCTGCAACGCTTTCGCCATCATGTTAGCACCGTCTACATGGTTACGGTCGTAGTTCTGCGGCCCCGGTTGTCCTTCGGAATTGGCCTTGACCAGAAATCCGCCAAAATCCGGGATTAAACCATAGATTTCCGCTGCCTTTTTATCCCACCATTGTTGTACATTTTGATCCAATGGATCTGCAGTGTCCAACCCACCAATTTCTATAGGTGCAGAAAAACGAGCCGTGAGATACACTTTGATGCCGTATGGCCTAAATACATTGGCAAGAGCCTGTACTTTTTCCAAATACATGGGCGTTAAAATCAGGGCGTTGGCGTTGACATTCGTCAACGATACCGCATTTATGCCTATTGAGGCATTTGCCCGAGCATAATCAATGTAACGTTGGTCTATATATTCTGGGAGTTTTTGCCAGTTCCAAATGGAAGCCCCTGCGTAGCCTCGTTCTACAGTACGGTCTAAATTATCCCAATGGTTGAGCATTCGTAGATCTATTTTGGGAGCATCGACCAAATTTATTTTGTCAAGACTTTGGTGTTGCCCCATTAATTCAAGTAACCTAAAAACCCCATATAAAATTGCGATATCGGTATTTGCCGTAAGTACTAAAGCGTTTTTGCCCTTTTGTACCAAAGCCTTTATAACAAAGC
This window of the Maribacter cobaltidurans genome carries:
- a CDS encoding SMP-30/gluconolactonase/LRE family protein; translation: MPFNSYRPASALLFIGFLNLLLLSCDTSNKPEWEKRNSELIEEFGLTARNLPNLPSSDVAPNLKVGTLSNLGNMEGILLYPGITAKIFWGNGNLVSVLELEANATLPEEALPADRFLILSQGSLELNSDGQKHHMMAKEREEPDGTHSGTPRMDFIFQEKGSKSEIKAGDTGAKVMEVYSPLRLDYLEKLGVSDLPSEIPQRSSNKEATINTNTVYDFYDIQLTQLTNGVYTRLVSAGDIQLSLVSADPNTQSQAHIHPEEQITILLRGSLKETVLDQELDMVPQDIVLVPGNVVHSGVAGELGYDALDIFWPVREDYLTKQKIALEKYQEIIPEGAKPQLVIDGAKTKPTLTFSEGPKWMDGKLYFSNMYFDQNWNADPKRSSIVELKPDGSYKNIMEGKMQANGLYPYKNGNLLVCDMIGHCVLEMTTSGDVVHVIADSYNGKPIDGPNDIITDSKGGIYFTDPQFTMEAEKFQPGRAVYYISPDKNITRLVEPNEFAMPNGILLSPDGKTLYINNCYDDESWYPVNSSKENFVWAYDVNDDGTISNGRKFAELRLTGNVLNRKGKSSSADGMAIDTMGNIYVATYFGVQIFDSKGSFIGMINLPSFPVSLGFGGEDMKTLYIVSYDKVYKIPTNRTGYVNYL
- a CDS encoding cupin domain-containing protein, which codes for MKTVLSLVFCIVGSFCMAQNLNERVVHNDPSAYRELSAVHAGAGKMGFTQMIGRNDLATNFLYLHSGIIQPKSGIGHHFHHTIEEMYVILDGEAEFTINGRTSKIKGPALVPCKLGDSHGIYNTSGKPLKWLNFAVSEVKAQGDAFDLADDLVGSKTDEIPTFVASRLIKEELKPEDKGFRGLEDKIYKGEGVLYRRVLRPEVFRTNWHHVDHLVVPSGSKTEKRQLEGVEEVYYVMNGTGAVTVGSETVNVGKDDSFYAGLGEEISWSSTGGDDLEILVIGIAGSKDDGMAIARPLEKPKAMALQMDFVVDKENAAAFEKMYYSIYVPAMVVQDGYLSSKLLRLFSDDLAKEIQAEPTTYNYQIQISFDTEENRRKWVASDQHQIAWPAASGLAKEFKWRGYDVMGDDVQH
- a CDS encoding outer membrane protein assembly factor BamB family protein, with the translated sequence MVYPFNKLMFKPRFFFISPSKLICLAILILTIGCQQKETNATRHTTWSHYGGSPDQSKFFESPSITKSNVAQMELLWSYPSGDDRFYFFSPIIVDSTMYVLGKNSSLIAIHAKTGEELWIHTDLPGITRRGINYWESEDKKDKRLLFTLNNSIQAINADTGKSILDFGTEGYVDLREGLDRDPTSITRIQPMMPGVIYDDLLILGSAPGEGYFSPPGHIRAYNVVTGKLEWTFHTIPHPGEYGYDTWPKDAYKYVGGANVWSEISVDPERGIAYLPIGSPTYDYYGADRLGSNLFANSLVAVDARTGERIWHYQTVHHDLWDYDLSPAPQLLTVDKDGKKVDAVAIATKHGFVFVFDRETGEPLFPIEEKPFPKSEMPGEESWPTQPISSLPSFTRHEVTKENLNPYFSDSLRQDWLQRLDSAKSGLYVPPSDKYETIMMPGALGGANYGNTAADPLNGIMYIQTQEYASTYRLNKVEPPKNELTDNDVDRVKNLYNSSCIACHGPNMEGGAGPSLKNIGHHMFYSEFRNTVINGKGVMPGLVHVDEESLKALFKFLGGDPERRSFRFGNQQAEPVYGPVVASGGVTTSPDAQRGAPMQDYPEGVDHPEDRYTTDYGLDWPGLIDPPWSSILAYDLNNGTIKWRRPIGVDSLYVQGDESKGAPNGTQRKGMVITSTGIVFTTAKGGRIYALDADDGSVLWETTLSNETNAQPSMFTLDGKQYLVINATSNFRSDSYDHSKKPGAIAKGYVVYGIPDKK
- a CDS encoding alpha-glucuronidase family glycosyl hydrolase translates to MLLLMATAFSQSVADYDLWLSYQKISDTELVNKYRAQTNDIAFMGNSETIIVAKEELRLGLGNMLGNSSVIMNADPNSADLIVGTKDQLHTTIQNRLAKDLEQVGEEGFVIKALVQKGKNALVLTANTDIAILYGVFRLLELMGQHQSLDKINLVDAPKIDLRMLNHWDNLDRTVERGYAGASIWNWQKLPEYIDQRYIDYARANASIGINAVSLTNVNANALILTPMYLEKVQALANVFRPYGIKVYLTARFSAPIEIGGLDTADPLDQNVQQWWDKKAAEIYGLIPDFGGFLVKANSEGQPGPQNYDRNHVDGANMMAKALQPHDGNVIWRAFVYSEHDADDRAKQAYSEFVPYDGQFMDNVLVQTKNGAIDFQPREPFHPMFGAMPKTSQIIEFQITQEYLGFSTHLVFLPKLFEEVLDSDTYRKGKGSTVAKAIDGSLYDKKMTGMVGVANIGSDLNWTGHPFAQANWYGFGRLAWNPYLDAETIADEWLRLTYSNENAFVNPMKELLIDSREAVVNYMNPLGLHHIFDTGHHYGPGPWVSELGRPEWNPTYYHNADVNGIGFDRTTKGSNAVAQYAEPLRLLWNDPKTTPEKYLLWFHHLPWDYVLEDGNTLWDGIALKYQEGVNQVAEMISTWKKMKPYVSEEQHREVKMLLNIQLKEAKWWRDACLLYFQTFSNKDLPKGVEKPTQSLDYFKSLKFPFAPGIRPQWD